A DNA window from Caulobacter mirabilis contains the following coding sequences:
- a CDS encoding acyl-CoA dehydrogenase family protein: MTDAAADLVERISAFIRETVIPYEGDARIGKHGPSDDLRIELQAKARAAGLLSPHVGREFGGHGLNHRQIAQAFRAAGYSLLGPVALNIMAPDEGNMAMLEKVASEAQKERFLRPLASGAVRSAFLMTEPDGGAGSDPSMMQTTAVQDGNHWVINGRKTFITGADGAGFGIIMARTETGATMFLADMGGDDIRIDRVLDTIDRTMPGGHAMMTLENVRVPADQILGEIGQGFKYAQVRLAPARLTHCMRWWGAAKRAHDTAVEYATHRMAFGKPLIDHEGVGFMLADNEIDLKQAELMIDWCAGVLDVHGHGAGTEESSFAKVAVSEALFRIADRCVQVLGGLGVTDDTPVHQIFRDIRAFRIYDGPSEVHRWSIAKRIKKRALAGA, encoded by the coding sequence ATGACCGACGCCGCCGCCGATCTCGTCGAACGGATCTCCGCCTTCATCCGCGAGACGGTGATCCCCTACGAAGGCGACGCCCGCATCGGCAAGCACGGCCCGTCCGACGACCTGCGCATCGAGCTGCAGGCCAAGGCCAGGGCGGCCGGCCTTCTCTCGCCGCACGTCGGCAGGGAGTTCGGCGGCCACGGCCTGAACCATCGCCAGATCGCCCAAGCCTTCCGCGCCGCCGGCTATTCGCTGCTCGGGCCGGTGGCGCTGAACATCATGGCTCCCGACGAGGGCAACATGGCGATGCTGGAAAAGGTCGCCTCGGAGGCCCAGAAGGAGCGCTTCCTGCGCCCGCTGGCCTCCGGCGCGGTACGCTCGGCCTTCCTGATGACCGAGCCCGACGGCGGCGCCGGCTCTGACCCGTCGATGATGCAGACCACGGCGGTCCAGGACGGCAACCATTGGGTCATCAACGGCCGCAAGACCTTCATCACCGGGGCCGACGGCGCCGGCTTCGGCATCATCATGGCCCGCACCGAGACCGGCGCGACCATGTTCCTGGCCGACATGGGCGGCGACGACATCCGCATCGACCGTGTGCTCGACACCATCGACCGCACCATGCCGGGCGGCCATGCGATGATGACGCTCGAAAATGTCCGCGTGCCGGCCGACCAGATCCTCGGCGAGATCGGCCAGGGCTTCAAGTACGCCCAGGTGCGCCTGGCGCCCGCCCGCCTGACCCATTGCATGCGCTGGTGGGGCGCCGCCAAGCGCGCGCACGACACGGCGGTCGAGTACGCCACGCACCGCATGGCTTTCGGCAAGCCGCTGATCGACCACGAAGGCGTCGGCTTCATGTTGGCGGACAACGAGATCGACCTGAAACAGGCCGAGCTGATGATCGACTGGTGCGCCGGCGTGCTCGACGTCCACGGCCACGGCGCCGGCACCGAGGAATCCAGCTTCGCCAAGGTGGCGGTCTCGGAAGCCCTGTTCCGCATCGCCGACCGCTGCGTGCAGGTGCTCGGCGGCCTGGGCGTCACCGACGATACGCCGGTCCACCAGATCTTCCGCGATATCCGCGCCTTCCGGATCTACGATGGTCCGTCCGAGGTGCACCGCTGGTCGATCGCCAAGCGGATCAAGAAACGGGCCCTCGCCGGCGCCTAG
- a CDS encoding helix-turn-helix transcriptional regulator → MRLIVELAERVQTVGAEMDLPYIAVSADIGSPEPMRGPDGRPFAETLFRWMDPTLEYWKDRSFALKSPLVHAARACAEPFFYSGGRFATWRPCPAIEVFSYEKMETAALGAAIVAPVYLPGGAIGAIVWASPDSTLDVEAIFAARAESLHALALRLLSAYHEAHGIEASAPPVRLTRREIQCLKWAAAGKTDAEIADIVQISLPTVRFHVTNAARKLDVAGRSQAIYRASTLGYIGAVETGNRPLTI, encoded by the coding sequence ATGCGATTGATCGTTGAACTCGCGGAACGCGTGCAGACGGTCGGCGCTGAAATGGACCTGCCCTACATCGCCGTCAGCGCCGACATCGGCAGTCCCGAACCCATGCGCGGGCCAGACGGACGCCCCTTCGCGGAGACGCTGTTCCGCTGGATGGACCCGACCCTTGAGTACTGGAAGGACCGCTCCTTCGCGCTGAAGTCGCCGCTGGTCCACGCCGCGCGCGCTTGCGCCGAACCGTTCTTCTACTCGGGCGGCCGGTTCGCGACCTGGCGCCCCTGTCCGGCGATCGAGGTGTTCAGCTACGAGAAGATGGAGACCGCCGCGCTGGGAGCCGCCATCGTCGCCCCGGTGTATCTGCCGGGCGGGGCCATCGGCGCGATCGTCTGGGCCTCGCCGGATAGCACGCTCGATGTCGAGGCCATCTTCGCCGCCCGCGCCGAGAGCCTGCACGCGCTCGCCCTGCGTCTGCTATCGGCCTATCACGAAGCACACGGGATCGAGGCCAGCGCGCCGCCGGTGCGCCTGACCCGGCGGGAGATCCAGTGCCTGAAATGGGCGGCGGCGGGAAAGACCGACGCGGAGATCGCCGACATCGTGCAGATCTCGCTGCCGACGGTCCGCTTCCACGTCACCAACGCCGCGCGCAAGCTGGATGTCGCCGGCCGGTCGCAGGCGATCTATCGCGCCTCGACCCTCGGCTACATCGGCGCCGTCGAGACCGGAAACCGACCGCTGACGATCTGA
- a CDS encoding TonB-dependent receptor codes for MREFKWAASCAVIAVACLTAPAYAQDAGSATVEEIIVTAQKREQNLQDVPIVVAVVSGQQLQDAGVRDVKDLQTVTPGLSVTSSTSEAQTSIRIRGVGTIGDNPGLESSVGTVVDGVYRARSGVAFGDLGELERIEILKGPQGTLFGKNTSAGVINVITKEPSFEFGAQGELTLGNYDARGVSATVTGPVAGDKLAGRLYVAKRERDGFYTVNPGKGPRTTRDDQDQNFYTIRGQLLWLPTDTLKVRLLADLTDRDEHCCVNVPTFRTATGVAGAGIVNALAGGTGTVNPTDPWTRSTYANREMVQDITDKGFSGEVTWDINDDVTLTSISAYRVWQLTQGSDIDYSGADIWYRDADKDTSQEFKVFSQEVRLAGSTDKLDWLVGAFYADEKLEARTFTKFGSDYERYFSLLFSSGASPTFVSAITGLPAGANFPAGQGPKDIHEHKSAGWALFTNNTWHVTDAFEITLGLRYTDEEKKVSSLYTNSAPANACASLLGQVTAGTGPFITLVPAASRPTVLGALCAPHSDPAFNNTANRQSRTENRWSGTLKASYRVNDALMAYASYASGFKSGGFNLDRARLGFGVINRDTSFPAETVVSYELGVKSNLFGNRVILNAAWFDQKYEGFQLNTFTGVSWIVESIPEVTSRGVDLDAMWRTPIEGLRFNAGVTYAETQFGKQIPATLSQRLVDSRLSYAPLWSASWGGSYEGSIGMGLIIRASLSGKFTSEYNTGSNLDPNKSQQSMTIWNGRIGVGSEDERWMIEAWAQNLTNVDYYQVVVDQPLQSGTFAAFLGAPRTAGVTLRAKF; via the coding sequence ATGAGAGAGTTCAAGTGGGCGGCGTCCTGCGCCGTTATCGCCGTCGCGTGCCTGACGGCCCCTGCGTACGCTCAGGACGCCGGCTCGGCGACCGTCGAAGAGATCATCGTCACCGCTCAGAAGCGGGAGCAGAACCTTCAGGACGTGCCGATCGTGGTGGCCGTCGTCTCCGGCCAGCAGCTCCAGGACGCGGGCGTCCGCGACGTGAAGGACCTGCAGACCGTCACGCCGGGCCTGAGCGTCACCTCCTCGACCAGCGAGGCCCAGACCTCGATCCGCATCCGCGGCGTGGGCACCATCGGCGACAACCCCGGCCTTGAGTCCTCGGTCGGAACGGTCGTCGACGGCGTTTACCGAGCCCGTAGCGGCGTGGCTTTCGGCGACCTCGGCGAGCTGGAGCGGATCGAGATTCTGAAAGGCCCCCAGGGCACGCTGTTCGGCAAGAACACCTCCGCCGGCGTCATCAACGTCATCACCAAGGAGCCGTCGTTCGAGTTCGGCGCCCAGGGCGAGCTGACGCTCGGCAACTATGACGCCCGCGGCGTCTCGGCGACGGTCACCGGGCCGGTCGCCGGCGACAAGCTGGCCGGCCGCCTATACGTCGCCAAGCGTGAGCGTGACGGGTTCTACACCGTCAATCCCGGCAAGGGGCCGCGCACCACGCGCGATGACCAGGACCAGAACTTCTACACCATCCGCGGCCAGCTGCTGTGGCTGCCCACGGACACGCTGAAGGTCCGGCTTCTGGCTGACCTGACGGACCGCGACGAACACTGCTGCGTCAACGTGCCGACCTTCCGGACCGCCACCGGCGTCGCAGGGGCGGGCATCGTCAACGCCCTGGCCGGCGGAACGGGCACGGTCAATCCGACGGATCCCTGGACACGCAGCACCTATGCCAACCGAGAGATGGTCCAGGACATCACCGACAAGGGCTTCTCCGGCGAGGTGACCTGGGACATCAACGACGACGTCACCCTGACCTCGATCAGCGCCTATCGCGTGTGGCAGCTGACCCAGGGCTCGGACATCGACTACAGCGGCGCCGACATCTGGTACCGAGACGCCGACAAGGACACCTCCCAGGAGTTCAAGGTCTTCTCGCAGGAAGTCCGGCTGGCCGGTTCGACCGATAAGCTCGACTGGCTCGTGGGCGCCTTCTATGCCGACGAGAAGCTCGAAGCCCGGACCTTCACCAAGTTCGGTTCGGACTACGAGCGCTACTTCAGCCTGCTGTTCTCCAGCGGCGCATCCCCGACCTTCGTCTCGGCGATCACCGGCCTGCCGGCGGGCGCGAACTTCCCGGCCGGCCAGGGCCCGAAGGATATCCACGAGCACAAGTCGGCCGGCTGGGCGCTGTTCACCAACAACACCTGGCATGTGACCGACGCGTTCGAGATCACCCTGGGCCTGCGCTACACGGATGAGGAGAAGAAGGTCTCGTCGCTGTACACCAACAGCGCGCCGGCCAACGCCTGCGCCAGCCTGCTGGGCCAGGTAACGGCCGGAACCGGGCCGTTCATCACCCTGGTGCCGGCGGCTTCTCGTCCGACGGTGCTGGGCGCTCTCTGCGCCCCGCATTCGGATCCGGCGTTCAACAACACGGCCAACCGGCAGTCGCGCACCGAGAACCGCTGGAGCGGCACGCTGAAGGCCAGCTACCGCGTCAATGACGCCCTGATGGCCTATGCGTCCTACGCTTCGGGCTTCAAGAGCGGCGGCTTCAACCTCGACCGGGCGCGTCTGGGCTTCGGCGTCATCAATCGCGACACCAGCTTCCCGGCCGAGACCGTGGTCAGCTACGAGCTGGGGGTGAAAAGCAATCTGTTCGGCAACCGGGTCATCCTGAACGCGGCCTGGTTCGACCAGAAATACGAGGGCTTCCAGCTCAACACCTTCACCGGCGTGTCCTGGATCGTGGAGTCGATCCCGGAGGTGACCTCGCGCGGCGTCGATCTGGACGCCATGTGGCGCACGCCGATCGAGGGGCTGCGCTTCAACGCCGGGGTGACCTACGCCGAGACCCAGTTCGGCAAGCAGATCCCCGCCACGCTGAGCCAGCGGCTGGTCGACTCGCGTCTCTCCTACGCACCGTTGTGGTCGGCGTCCTGGGGCGGGTCGTACGAGGGCTCGATCGGCATGGGCCTGATCATCCGGGCCAGCCTCTCGGGCAAGTTCACCTCGGAGTACAACACCGGCTCGAACCTCGATCCGAACAAGAGCCAGCAGTCGATGACGATCTGGAACGGCCGGATCGGCGTCGGCTCCGAGGACGAGCGTTGGATGATCGAGGCCTGGGCCCAGAACCTGACCAACGTCGACTACTACCAGGTCGTCGTCGATCAGCCGCTGCAGTCCGGCACCTTCGCCGCCTTCCTGGGCGCGCCGCGGACCGCCGGCGTGACGCTGCGGGCCAAGTTCTGA
- a CDS encoding DUF2147 domain-containing protein — MSRSGLAFAIVALLAGTPAVASSQDPATPLIGRWKTERQGGVVEIHRCGEALCGRVVDGAPLRTNPDQRDVRNGNAALRSRKVMGLRVLENLTGGPTEWKGGPVYDPDSGDRGTSSRITLVSRDVIKLKGCVGPICRTQTWTRAK; from the coding sequence ATGTCTCGTTCCGGCCTCGCGTTCGCGATCGTCGCCTTGCTGGCCGGGACGCCGGCCGTCGCCTCGTCCCAGGATCCCGCTACGCCGCTGATCGGCCGGTGGAAGACCGAACGCCAGGGCGGGGTGGTCGAGATCCACCGCTGCGGCGAGGCTCTCTGCGGGCGGGTCGTCGACGGCGCGCCGCTGCGGACCAATCCGGATCAGCGCGACGTGCGCAACGGCAACGCCGCGCTGCGCTCGCGCAAGGTCATGGGGCTGCGGGTGCTGGAGAATCTGACGGGCGGTCCGACGGAATGGAAGGGCGGCCCGGTCTATGATCCCGACAGCGGCGACCGCGGGACCAGCAGCCGTATCACCCTGGTGTCGCGCGATGTGATCAAGCTGAAGGGCTGCGTCGGTCCCATCTGCCGGACCCAGACCTGGACCCGGGCGAAGTAG
- a CDS encoding acyl-CoA dehydrogenase family protein codes for MNLELSAPDLAFRDEVRAFLSEHLPPELSAAGRRMTSVFVDKKYSLPWQKILHAKGWVAPSWPVEYGGCGWTEMQRYIFAAECARAGAPGLSPMGLRMVGPCIQRYGTPEQKAFFLPRILSGEDYWCQGYSEPGSGSDLASLQMRAVRDGDHYVLNGSKIWTTHAHWANRMFCLVRTNFEGKPQKGITFLLLEMDTPGIEVKPIITLAGEHEVNQVFFTDVRVPVSGRLGEENDGWTVAKYLLEFERGGGSAPGLKVSLDRLRAMAREERGDGVALLDDPAFRGRLAAAEIAVEAIEVTEHRVMTALSAGKNPGPASSMLKTQGTEAMQRIDELAIETAGYYAGVDQIEAREPGSNETPVGPEHSLVAMPRYLNNRAASIYGGSNEIQRDIMARLVLGL; via the coding sequence ATGAACCTCGAACTCAGCGCTCCGGACCTCGCCTTTCGCGACGAGGTCCGGGCGTTTCTTTCCGAACATCTGCCGCCGGAGCTGAGCGCCGCCGGCCGGCGGATGACCAGCGTCTTCGTCGACAAGAAGTACAGCCTGCCCTGGCAGAAGATTCTGCACGCCAAGGGCTGGGTCGCGCCGAGCTGGCCGGTCGAGTACGGCGGCTGCGGCTGGACCGAGATGCAGCGCTACATCTTCGCCGCCGAATGCGCCCGCGCCGGCGCCCCCGGGCTGTCGCCGATGGGGCTGCGCATGGTCGGGCCCTGCATCCAGCGCTACGGCACGCCTGAGCAGAAGGCCTTTTTCCTGCCGCGGATCCTGTCCGGCGAGGACTACTGGTGCCAGGGCTACAGCGAGCCGGGCAGCGGGTCCGACCTGGCCAGCCTGCAGATGCGAGCGGTGCGGGATGGCGATCACTACGTCCTGAACGGGTCCAAGATCTGGACCACCCACGCCCACTGGGCCAACCGCATGTTCTGCCTGGTGCGGACCAACTTCGAGGGCAAGCCGCAGAAGGGGATCACCTTCCTGCTGCTCGAGATGGATACGCCCGGGATCGAGGTGAAGCCGATCATCACCCTGGCCGGCGAGCATGAGGTGAACCAGGTCTTCTTCACCGACGTCCGCGTGCCGGTCTCCGGTCGTCTGGGCGAGGAGAACGACGGCTGGACCGTCGCCAAGTACCTGCTGGAGTTCGAGCGGGGCGGGGGTTCGGCGCCGGGGCTGAAGGTCTCGCTGGATCGCTTGCGGGCGATGGCGCGGGAGGAGCGAGGCGACGGCGTCGCCCTGCTGGACGATCCGGCCTTCCGCGGCCGGCTGGCCGCCGCCGAGATCGCGGTCGAGGCCATCGAGGTGACCGAGCATCGGGTGATGACGGCGCTGTCCGCCGGCAAGAACCCCGGCCCGGCCTCGTCGATGCTGAAGACCCAGGGAACCGAGGCGATGCAGCGCATCGACGAACTGGCGATCGAGACGGCGGGCTATTACGCCGGCGTCGACCAGATCGAGGCGCGGGAGCCGGGCTCGAACGAGACGCCGGTCGGA